Proteins from a genomic interval of Salinarchaeum sp. Harcht-Bsk1:
- a CDS encoding SRPBCC family protein, whose product MAVYERTTRVRAPFEEVWEFHATTDGLVALTPNWLGLKVEEVTGPDGEPDPAELVEGSEIQLSLRPFGVGPRRRTKSVIVERREQDGTAFFRDRMVEGPFSEWLHTHAFYAGEDDTIVRDRVEYELPGGAPGRLAARAMVVGMAPMFRYRHRRTRELLED is encoded by the coding sequence ATGGCGGTTTACGAACGGACGACCCGCGTCCGAGCACCCTTCGAAGAGGTCTGGGAGTTTCACGCGACGACCGACGGGCTGGTCGCACTCACGCCGAACTGGCTAGGGCTCAAGGTCGAGGAAGTGACGGGCCCAGACGGCGAACCTGATCCAGCCGAACTCGTAGAAGGATCTGAGATCCAGCTCTCCCTCCGACCGTTCGGCGTCGGCCCCAGACGCCGCACGAAATCCGTGATCGTCGAACGGCGGGAGCAAGACGGGACGGCCTTCTTTCGCGACCGGATGGTCGAGGGGCCCTTCAGCGAGTGGCTCCACACGCACGCTTTCTACGCTGGCGAGGACGACACGATCGTCAGGGATCGGGTGGAGTACGAACTTCCCGGTGGCGCGCCCGGTCGACTCGCAGCTCGGGCGATGGTCGTCGGCATGGCCCCGATGTTCCGGTATCGCCACCGGCGAACGCGGGAACTCCTCGAGGACTAA
- a CDS encoding HTTM domain-containing protein, whose translation MAEVASPSARDRIGAGVDWLAATTVDRIAIDLRALAALRIALGSLLLVDLLLRTRNFVVFYTDRGIYPLSYLNPALAEPYSVHAFDGSVEFQALLFVIAGLFALSLLLGYHTRTATVVSWFMLLSLHTRNPLVLNSGDVLFRMLLFWGIFLPLGERWSIDARRVDRDRIAVASLGTLALLVQIVLVYTINAVHKLRSEEWLDGSAVPTIMHLEHFTVYLGPYLAEVQPLLRLVTWVWLTLVVVVAPLLLLLTGWPRALLASAFAGMHLGMATTMAIGIFPFVSVSGLLVFYHRPIWDRLEAVATERGLSPLLGATLDRLDRVAPLPRLRTRPRDLLPDGVPDPGPTVASIVLVLMIPSVVLSGAASVDYAEVPDPGDELLDHTEMDQHWQMFAPNPADTSRWYVGVGNLTDGTRVDPYLGGAPSFDRPPNPATTVRTARWRKAIVYTQYHSLSHTPNHLGNFLCEHWNRTHDTQLATVSIYAMQREVGPDGPETPIERDVVVDHYDCSEDRLQA comes from the coding sequence ATGGCTGAGGTTGCATCCCCGTCGGCCCGAGACCGAATCGGGGCCGGCGTCGATTGGCTCGCGGCGACGACGGTCGATCGAATCGCGATCGACCTTCGGGCGCTCGCTGCACTCCGGATCGCACTGGGGTCGCTATTGCTCGTGGATCTCCTGTTGCGAACGCGCAACTTCGTCGTGTTCTACACCGATCGGGGCATCTACCCGCTCTCGTATCTGAATCCGGCGTTGGCCGAACCCTACTCCGTACACGCGTTCGACGGCTCGGTCGAGTTCCAGGCCCTCCTGTTCGTGATTGCGGGGCTGTTCGCGCTCTCGCTCTTGCTGGGCTATCACACCCGAACGGCGACCGTCGTCTCCTGGTTCATGCTACTGTCCTTGCACACGCGGAACCCGCTCGTACTCAACTCGGGGGACGTGCTGTTCAGGATGCTCCTGTTCTGGGGGATCTTCCTGCCACTCGGCGAACGCTGGTCGATCGACGCGAGGCGCGTCGATCGCGACCGGATAGCGGTCGCCTCCCTCGGGACGCTCGCCCTTCTCGTGCAGATCGTGCTCGTCTACACCATCAACGCCGTCCACAAACTCCGGAGCGAGGAGTGGCTCGACGGGAGCGCCGTACCCACGATCATGCACCTGGAGCACTTCACCGTCTATCTGGGTCCGTATCTCGCCGAGGTCCAGCCACTGCTGCGACTCGTGACCTGGGTGTGGCTCACGTTGGTCGTCGTCGTCGCACCGCTGCTGCTCCTGCTCACGGGCTGGCCTCGTGCGCTGCTCGCGAGTGCGTTCGCCGGGATGCACCTCGGCATGGCGACGACGATGGCGATCGGGATCTTCCCGTTCGTCTCCGTCTCGGGCTTGCTGGTCTTCTACCACCGACCGATCTGGGATCGACTCGAAGCAGTCGCGACGGAGCGAGGGCTGTCCCCGCTTCTTGGCGCGACGCTGGATCGACTGGACAGAGTGGCTCCACTCCCGCGACTCCGAACTAGACCCCGCGATCTGCTTCCCGATGGGGTTCCAGATCCGGGCCCAACCGTTGCGTCGATCGTGCTCGTGCTCATGATTCCCTCCGTCGTCCTCTCTGGGGCAGCTTCCGTGGACTACGCGGAGGTTCCTGATCCGGGCGACGAACTCCTCGATCACACCGAGATGGACCAGCACTGGCAGATGTTCGCGCCGAACCCTGCAGACACGAGCCGCTGGTACGTCGGCGTCGGCAATCTCACCGATGGCACACGCGTCGATCCGTATCTCGGTGGCGCTCCGTCGTTCGATCGACCGCCCAATCCGGCGACGACGGTTCGAACGGCCAGATGGCGGAAGGCCATCGTCTACACGCAGTACCACTCGCTGAGCCACACGCCGAACCACCTCGGGAACTTCCTCTGTGAGCACTGGAATCGCACCCACGATACGCAGCTCGCGACCGTTTCGATCTACGCGATGCAACGGGAGGTCGGCCCCGACGGTCCGGAGACGCCGATCGAACGCGACGTCGTCGTCGATCACTACGACTGCAGCGAGGACCGGCTTCAGGCCTGA
- a CDS encoding four-helix bundle copper-binding protein: MSFAETVSRIETLTEEERECIELCNEAVEVCEWCADECLGDAEMEECARLCRDVTDVASLHARFMARDSQYSAHLAELCAEACEACAEECSKHDADHCQACADVLPECAENCRNMASD, encoded by the coding sequence ATGTCATTCGCAGAAACTGTCTCCCGAATCGAGACCCTGACCGAGGAAGAGCGCGAGTGTATCGAACTGTGCAACGAGGCCGTCGAAGTCTGTGAGTGGTGTGCGGACGAATGTCTCGGCGACGCCGAGATGGAGGAGTGTGCGCGACTCTGTCGAGACGTAACAGACGTCGCGTCGCTGCACGCACGGTTCATGGCCCGCGATTCGCAGTACAGCGCACATCTCGCCGAACTGTGCGCGGAGGCGTGCGAGGCCTGCGCCGAGGAGTGCAGCAAGCACGACGCGGACCACTGCCAGGCCTGCGCGGACGTCCTCCCCGAGTGTGCCGAGAACTGTCGGAACATGGCGTCCGACTGA
- a CDS encoding DMT family transporter: MSDSVGSIGDRLAGSSTSVPHLALAVAVVGVAWSAILIRWSDAPSDVIAFYRVLFTLLAVAPVALLRHRQAFGRIARRDVVVASVAGVALALHFLAWIESLAWTTVAASVTLVQTQPVFVALGAALVLDERVDRRTVAGIVVALFGASALTLVQSDASLPAGGSAFVGSTLAVIGAVAAAGYVLAGRSLRQRIPILPYVTVVYAACVATLFVAVSIDGATVVSVLRGDASAAGPAGILDAGAFVGYPAREWLLFLAMALGPGLLGHTVVNWTLEHLRSTVVSVALLGEPVGSTVLGVVLLDEVVGPGVVVSMAVVLAGIYVTATARANRDGEPEGVPE, translated from the coding sequence GTGAGCGACAGCGTCGGTTCGATCGGCGATCGGCTCGCCGGGTCCTCGACCTCCGTTCCGCATCTCGCGCTCGCCGTCGCCGTCGTCGGCGTGGCCTGGAGCGCCATTCTGATCCGGTGGAGCGACGCTCCAAGCGACGTCATCGCGTTCTATCGCGTCCTGTTCACGCTGCTGGCGGTCGCGCCCGTCGCGCTGCTCAGGCACCGCCAGGCGTTCGGGCGGATCGCTCGACGGGACGTCGTCGTCGCGAGCGTCGCCGGCGTCGCCCTCGCGTTGCACTTTCTGGCGTGGATCGAGAGCCTGGCCTGGACGACCGTCGCAGCCTCGGTGACGCTCGTGCAGACCCAGCCGGTCTTCGTGGCCCTCGGCGCCGCGCTGGTGCTCGACGAGCGGGTGGATCGTCGGACCGTCGCGGGCATCGTCGTCGCGCTGTTTGGAGCGTCGGCACTGACCCTCGTCCAGAGCGACGCGTCGCTTCCTGCCGGGGGCTCCGCGTTCGTAGGGAGCACGCTGGCGGTGATCGGTGCGGTCGCGGCGGCGGGCTACGTGCTGGCTGGCAGATCGCTCCGGCAGCGGATCCCGATCCTCCCCTACGTCACGGTGGTCTACGCGGCCTGCGTCGCGACGCTCTTCGTCGCCGTATCGATCGACGGGGCAACGGTCGTGTCCGTGCTTCGCGGCGATGCGTCTGCTGCGGGGCCCGCCGGGATACTCGACGCCGGTGCGTTCGTGGGGTATCCGGCCAGGGAGTGGCTCCTCTTTCTCGCGATGGCGCTCGGACCGGGACTCCTCGGCCACACCGTAGTCAACTGGACGCTCGAGCACCTCCGCTCGACGGTCGTGAGCGTCGCCCTGCTGGGCGAACCGGTCGGCTCGACCGTCCTCGGGGTCGTCCTGCTCGACGAAGTCGTCGGCCCAGGGGTCGTGGTCTCGATGGCGGTCGTCCTCGCGGGGATCTACGTGACGGCGACTGCCAGGGCGAATCGTGACGGAGAGCCAGAGGGGGTCCCGGAGTGA
- a CDS encoding HTTM domain-containing protein, producing the protein MTSNASTDHVTRRATRILDWFGAAVQRRVQIDLRALAVFRIAIGSIIVFDLLLRARNFTAFYTNDGVLPNEALYRSYTEVHSLHAWVGETWLVALLFVGAALLGVSMILGYRTRTVTFLSWVLLFSLHNRNPMVLNGGDTMLRLLVFWSIFLPMGERWSLDARRLERDRATVASIASLAILAQIVIMYVSNFVHKTRGQAWIDGEAVPYILTLDQFTVFLGPHLAQFPDLLVGFSYGWMVLMALAPFLLLLTGWPRAVVATGFVGMHTGMFLTLQIGVFPIVVVSALLLFYPPVVWDRVLEAAAERGITDRIRDVRSTISDAVPSKPVGPIVPLPATLPGLRPVLSTVVPAVFLVLIVVSNAHALGYAAAPPDPGQELLDKTDTEQNWRLFAPHPLSNTRWFVAEGTLASGETVDAVHGGNVTRDRPPNPADTVGTARWRKYLSNLYGNDDHQSYYANYLCDRWNRTHDGRLESVEIYAFSQEGTPWGGESDVDRTRLVAYDCSGPLVQP; encoded by the coding sequence ATGACATCGAACGCTTCGACCGATCACGTGACGCGACGGGCCACTCGGATCCTCGATTGGTTCGGTGCAGCAGTCCAGCGGCGGGTCCAGATCGATCTCCGGGCGCTCGCAGTCTTCCGGATCGCCATCGGGAGCATCATCGTGTTCGATCTGCTCTTGCGAGCGCGGAACTTTACCGCATTCTACACGAACGACGGCGTCCTCCCGAACGAAGCGCTCTACCGTAGTTACACGGAAGTCCACTCGCTGCACGCGTGGGTCGGCGAGACGTGGCTCGTGGCACTCCTCTTCGTCGGGGCCGCGTTGCTGGGCGTCTCGATGATACTCGGCTACCGGACGCGGACCGTGACCTTCCTCTCCTGGGTCTTGCTGTTCTCGTTGCACAACCGGAATCCGATGGTGCTCAACGGGGGCGATACGATGTTGCGGCTCCTCGTGTTCTGGAGCATCTTCCTCCCGATGGGTGAACGATGGTCGCTCGACGCGCGACGGCTGGAGCGCGATCGCGCCACGGTCGCCTCGATTGCGTCGCTTGCGATCCTCGCCCAGATCGTGATCATGTACGTCTCGAACTTCGTCCACAAGACGAGGGGGCAGGCGTGGATCGACGGCGAGGCCGTTCCCTACATCCTGACGCTCGATCAGTTCACCGTGTTCCTGGGACCACACCTCGCACAGTTCCCGGATCTTCTGGTCGGGTTCAGCTACGGGTGGATGGTGCTGATGGCGCTGGCCCCGTTCCTGCTGTTGCTCACTGGCTGGCCGCGGGCGGTGGTCGCGACCGGGTTCGTCGGGATGCACACTGGCATGTTTCTGACGTTGCAGATCGGCGTCTTCCCGATCGTGGTCGTCAGCGCACTGCTGCTGTTTTACCCGCCCGTCGTCTGGGATCGGGTCCTCGAAGCAGCGGCGGAACGCGGGATCACCGATCGAATTCGCGACGTCCGTTCGACGATTTCGGACGCCGTTCCGTCGAAACCGGTGGGACCGATCGTTCCCCTCCCCGCGACGCTCCCCGGCCTCCGTCCGGTACTCTCCACGGTGGTCCCAGCAGTGTTCCTCGTCCTGATCGTGGTTTCCAACGCGCATGCCCTCGGGTACGCAGCAGCACCACCCGATCCCGGACAGGAACTCCTCGACAAGACCGACACCGAGCAGAACTGGCGACTGTTCGCTCCTCACCCGCTCTCGAACACGCGATGGTTCGTCGCGGAAGGGACCCTCGCCAGCGGCGAGACCGTCGACGCCGTCCACGGTGGGAACGTGACTCGGGACAGACCGCCGAATCCAGCCGACACCGTCGGCACCGCGCGCTGGCGAAAGTACCTCTCGAACCTCTACGGCAACGACGACCACCAGTCGTACTACGCCAACTACCTGTGTGACCGGTGGAACAGGACCCACGACGGTCGCTTGGAGTCAGTCGAGATCTACGCGTTCAGCCAGGAGGGGACGCCGTGGGGCGGCGAGTCGGACGTCGACCGCACCAGGCTCGTCGCCTACGACTGTTCAGGGCCTTTGGTGCAACCCTAG
- a CDS encoding ZIP family metal transporter, with the protein MAVVENLVVVFVAGLITALATGLGALPFFFFDDISTRMNVALWGVASGIMLSASMFGLVGEGLAEGTILEVGIGALAGVLLVVVAHDLLMNSELDARDYEEADFAKLVLILGVLTVHSFPEGVAIGVSFADLNLGTGIWVLGLTIPPLAVFMTVAISIHNVPEGTAIAIPLRSMEVSEWRMVWWAVFSSLPQPIGAVLAFWFVRIAREFLPVGFGFAAGAMIYLVLSEFIPEALDLGSDMRRGGVPELVGGLLAGILAMIPLLFI; encoded by the coding sequence ATGGCCGTCGTCGAGAATCTCGTCGTGGTCTTCGTCGCCGGATTGATCACGGCACTCGCGACCGGGCTGGGCGCACTGCCGTTTTTCTTCTTCGACGACATCAGCACCCGGATGAACGTCGCGCTCTGGGGCGTCGCCTCCGGGATCATGCTCTCGGCGTCGATGTTCGGACTCGTGGGCGAGGGGCTGGCCGAGGGGACGATCCTCGAAGTCGGGATCGGTGCACTCGCCGGCGTTTTGCTCGTCGTCGTCGCGCACGACCTGCTGATGAACAGCGAACTCGACGCCCGTGACTACGAGGAGGCGGACTTCGCAAAACTCGTGCTCATCCTCGGCGTGCTGACGGTGCACAGTTTCCCCGAGGGCGTCGCGATCGGCGTTTCCTTCGCCGACCTGAACCTCGGAACCGGGATCTGGGTGCTCGGACTCACGATCCCGCCGCTGGCCGTGTTCATGACCGTCGCGATATCGATCCACAACGTCCCGGAAGGGACCGCCATCGCGATTCCGCTCCGATCGATGGAGGTCTCCGAGTGGCGGATGGTCTGGTGGGCCGTCTTCTCGAGCCTTCCCCAGCCGATCGGCGCGGTGCTAGCGTTCTGGTTCGTGCGAATCGCCAGAGAGTTCCTCCCGGTTGGCTTCGGATTCGCCGCCGGGGCGATGATCTATCTCGTCCTCTCGGAGTTCATTCCGGAAGCGCTCGACCTCGGCTCCGACATGCGCCGGGGTGGCGTGCCGGAACTCGTCGGTGGCTTGCTCGCGGGAATCCTGGCGATGATTCCGTTGCTGTTCATCTAG
- a CDS encoding chemotaxis protein CheW, which yields MELPEELIGIEEELDIDETAEPDVALGETEAEGQRQEEEEEREQFVRFSLGDQSYALHVNAVRRLVDVGERTRVPRTSEAIDGITDLRGEITAVIDPRVLFGLPESERSVDVQELIVFATGSNQGNAGIRVDVVDGVEAIPVSHVVLEPEDVSTDAEMVSQRLEEPLVAGLIREDDGEGGFEYTPVVDVDAMLDVARKVTV from the coding sequence ATGGAGCTGCCGGAGGAGCTCATCGGCATCGAAGAAGAGCTCGACATCGACGAGACGGCCGAGCCCGACGTCGCCCTCGGGGAGACCGAGGCAGAGGGACAACGCCAGGAGGAGGAAGAGGAGCGCGAGCAGTTCGTCCGCTTCTCACTCGGCGATCAGTCCTACGCACTCCACGTCAACGCCGTTCGGCGGCTCGTGGACGTCGGTGAGCGAACGCGAGTGCCGCGCACGTCCGAGGCGATCGACGGCATCACCGACCTCCGTGGCGAGATCACGGCAGTGATCGACCCTCGCGTCCTGTTCGGACTCCCCGAGTCCGAACGGTCCGTCGACGTGCAGGAGCTGATCGTCTTCGCGACCGGATCGAACCAGGGCAACGCCGGCATTCGGGTCGACGTGGTCGATGGCGTCGAAGCGATTCCGGTCTCTCATGTCGTACTGGAACCCGAAGACGTGAGTACGGACGCAGAGATGGTTTCCCAGCGCCTCGAGGAGCCTCTCGTCGCGGGACTCATTCGGGAAGACGATGGCGAGGGCGGGTTCGAGTACACGCCTGTCGTCGACGTCGACGCGATGCTCGACGTGGCGCGAAAGGTGACGGTCTGA
- a CDS encoding helix-turn-helix domain-containing protein, whose amino-acid sequence MAELPADDDPDAIEPLLAALGGKYAARILAAADRPRSARELSDELDVPIATCYRRIEELEAANLLTCHGRESSNRGRRTRVYRRTISEVTLGLEGDVPVLDVDDRDSIAGSSRTGSLRDA is encoded by the coding sequence ATGGCTGAGTTGCCGGCCGACGACGATCCAGACGCAATCGAACCACTGCTGGCTGCGCTCGGCGGGAAGTACGCAGCCAGGATCCTCGCTGCCGCGGACCGTCCACGCTCCGCCAGAGAACTCAGCGACGAACTCGACGTACCGATCGCGACCTGCTACCGTCGCATCGAGGAGCTGGAAGCGGCGAATTTGCTCACCTGTCACGGACGGGAATCCTCGAATCGTGGCCGGCGAACCAGGGTCTATCGCAGAACGATCTCCGAGGTCACGCTCGGGCTGGAAGGCGACGTCCCGGTGCTGGACGTCGACGACCGGGACTCGATCGCAGGGTCCAGCAGGACGGGCTCGCTTCGCGACGCCTGA
- a CDS encoding NAD(P)/FAD-dependent oxidoreductase — protein MAHVIVVGGGPAGLSAALFAEKNGLDVTVFDTDGTWMHNAHLFNYPGVGSIDGTSMMENLRAQVDSFGVDRHQDEEVTDVAAAGEGFTVTTDDGEYDADYVVLATGANRDLAESLGCSFDGDVVDVDVTMETSVEDAYATGAMVRAEEWQAVISAGDGAAAALNVLTKEKGEHFHDFDTPDTATETFGSFGEE, from the coding sequence ATGGCACACGTGATCGTCGTCGGGGGCGGCCCCGCAGGGCTGAGTGCGGCACTCTTCGCGGAGAAGAACGGTCTCGACGTAACTGTCTTTGACACCGACGGAACGTGGATGCACAACGCACACCTCTTCAACTACCCTGGCGTCGGGTCGATCGACGGAACGTCGATGATGGAGAACCTCCGCGCCCAGGTCGACAGCTTCGGCGTGGACCGACACCAGGACGAGGAAGTCACCGACGTCGCGGCTGCCGGGGAGGGGTTCACTGTGACGACCGACGACGGAGAGTACGACGCCGACTACGTCGTCCTTGCTACTGGGGCGAATCGCGACCTCGCGGAGTCGCTCGGCTGTTCCTTCGACGGCGACGTCGTCGACGTCGACGTGACGATGGAGACGAGCGTCGAGGACGCGTACGCGACGGGCGCGATGGTCCGCGCCGAGGAGTGGCAGGCCGTCATCTCGGCCGGCGACGGTGCCGCAGCAGCACTCAACGTCCTCACGAAGGAGAAAGGGGAACACTTCCACGACTTCGACACTCCAGACACCGCTACGGAGACCTTCGGATCCTTCGGCGAGGAGTGA
- a CDS encoding thiol-disulfide oxidoreductase DCC family protein translates to MTHDPDEEHLVILFDGVCNLCSGFVQFVAPRDPEGTFAFASLQSDVARELLADHDVDPDALESIVLLEGDDAYVKSGAVLRIGYHLGGIYRLGWPLRVFPRRLRNWAYDFVANRRYRWFGKKDQCMIPEGDLQSRFLE, encoded by the coding sequence ATGACCCACGATCCCGACGAAGAGCACCTCGTCATCCTCTTCGATGGGGTCTGCAACCTCTGCAGTGGCTTCGTCCAGTTCGTCGCGCCTCGGGATCCCGAGGGGACGTTCGCCTTCGCTTCCTTACAGTCCGACGTCGCGAGGGAGTTACTCGCCGACCACGACGTCGATCCCGACGCGCTCGAGTCCATCGTCTTACTGGAGGGCGACGACGCCTACGTCAAGTCGGGCGCAGTCTTGCGAATCGGGTACCACCTCGGTGGCATCTATCGGCTGGGATGGCCGCTCCGAGTGTTCCCCCGCCGACTGCGCAACTGGGCGTACGACTTCGTCGCGAACCGCCGCTATCGGTGGTTCGGAAAGAAGGACCAGTGTATGATTCCGGAGGGCGACCTCCAGTCGCGGTTTCTCGAGTGA
- a CDS encoding DICT sensory domain-containing protein, with protein sequence MTLLSFVEELPDPDRSLAVLNRTEPEHVSELLEATFPEEDVPTIERVADDEDEDVVLLVEDGEVVARSPMGALGEQLLYVNSDIFRTGTRDLEDVVVPDVLLAMDEQPFHLRGYPESDREKLVLITISRLIERRAWEAGEGTLRASFQNLARIEDEKGTYEVYRSLVDTDVDVHLYGTADELPPEELRGIVHAGDTADFRRSWFVLFDPPSSGEDAIALVAYETEPRTWRGFWTYDPVRVQRIERYVEREL encoded by the coding sequence GTGACACTGCTGTCGTTCGTGGAGGAGCTTCCCGATCCGGATCGATCGTTGGCGGTCCTCAACCGGACTGAGCCCGAACACGTCTCTGAGTTGCTGGAGGCGACATTTCCCGAAGAGGACGTCCCCACGATCGAACGCGTCGCCGACGACGAGGACGAAGACGTCGTGTTGCTCGTCGAAGACGGCGAGGTCGTCGCGCGGTCCCCCATGGGAGCGCTGGGGGAGCAGTTGCTGTACGTCAACTCCGACATCTTCCGGACCGGCACCCGCGACCTCGAGGACGTCGTCGTACCGGACGTCCTGCTCGCGATGGACGAGCAGCCGTTTCACCTCCGTGGCTACCCAGAATCCGACCGGGAGAAGCTCGTCCTCATCACGATTTCCCGGTTGATCGAACGTCGTGCCTGGGAAGCCGGCGAGGGGACGCTCCGCGCCTCATTCCAGAATCTCGCTCGAATCGAGGACGAGAAAGGCACGTACGAGGTCTACCGGAGCCTCGTCGACACGGACGTCGACGTCCACCTCTACGGCACGGCCGACGAGTTACCGCCAGAGGAACTCCGTGGAATCGTCCACGCAGGCGACACGGCCGACTTCCGACGAAGCTGGTTCGTTCTGTTCGATCCCCCGTCCTCCGGAGAAGACGCGATTGCACTCGTCGCCTACGAGACAGAGCCCCGGACCTGGCGCGGCTTCTGGACCTACGACCCCGTTCGTGTCCAGCGGATCGAACGCTACGTCGAGCGGGAACTCTGA
- the cheY gene encoding chemotaxis protein CheY produces the protein MSTGVLIVDDSHFMRNLLRQILEEEYQIVGEASNGAEAVKLYKEHEPDIVMMDIVMPKCNGIKATAAIKKLDSDARVIMCTSVGQREKMKLAVKAGADGYVTKPFEEPSVRKALKDVVPA, from the coding sequence ATGTCGACAGGGGTCCTCATCGTGGACGACTCTCATTTTATGCGGAACCTCCTCAGGCAGATTCTCGAAGAGGAGTACCAGATCGTCGGAGAGGCGTCCAACGGTGCCGAAGCGGTAAAGCTGTACAAAGAGCACGAACCGGATATCGTCATGATGGACATCGTGATGCCGAAGTGCAACGGGATCAAGGCCACGGCGGCCATCAAGAAGCTCGATTCCGACGCACGCGTCATCATGTGTACCAGCGTGGGCCAGCGCGAGAAGATGAAACTCGCGGTGAAGGCTGGCGCTGACGGCTACGTCACGAAGCCATTCGAGGAGCCGAGCGTCCGCAAAGCACTCAAAGACGTCGTTCCCGCATGA
- the cheB gene encoding chemotaxis-specific protein-glutamate methyltransferase CheB, translated as MSEVLVVDDSQFMRTVLSTVLGEHGYDVVTASDGETAIDAVAEHEPDVITMDVEMPGMGGIEAVEHIMADHPTPIVMLSAYTKEGADSTLDALSRGAIDFLPKPSGEISADIGEVEDELIETIDAVEDADVDSVATSRAAAAARTAADAEAAVLEASATVEQALSSGESSSTTFGAQAGTATSEPSIETSEDSLVPDGFTGSPTIVIGASTGGPRVIERLLSELPVALNARVLIVQHMPASFTDRLSRRLDGFSEYDVREAADGARVAAGEALIARGDYHMEVAYSGPEHCKVRLTESERLHGVRPAIDVTMLSAAREVDEQLVGVALSGMGRDGAQGISTIKGVGGATIAQDEETSPVYGIPKQAISTGDVDRVLPDDEIVEGIVELAIERDDSDPPEVDLHG; from the coding sequence ATGAGTGAGGTACTCGTCGTCGACGACTCGCAGTTCATGCGTACCGTGCTCTCGACGGTCCTCGGCGAGCACGGCTACGACGTGGTAACCGCGAGCGACGGCGAGACCGCGATCGACGCCGTGGCGGAGCACGAACCCGACGTGATCACGATGGACGTCGAGATGCCCGGCATGGGAGGCATCGAGGCGGTCGAGCACATCATGGCCGACCACCCGACGCCGATCGTCATGCTCAGCGCGTACACGAAGGAGGGTGCCGACTCTACCCTCGACGCGCTCTCTCGTGGCGCGATCGACTTCCTGCCGAAACCGAGCGGCGAGATATCCGCCGACATCGGTGAGGTCGAGGACGAACTCATCGAAACCATCGACGCCGTCGAGGATGCCGACGTCGACTCCGTCGCGACGAGCCGGGCGGCAGCAGCGGCCCGAACGGCAGCAGACGCCGAGGCGGCCGTGCTCGAAGCGAGCGCGACCGTCGAACAGGCGCTGAGCAGCGGCGAGTCCAGTAGCACGACGTTCGGAGCACAGGCTGGCACGGCAACCAGCGAACCGTCCATCGAAACGAGCGAAGACAGTCTCGTCCCCGACGGCTTCACCGGTTCGCCGACGATCGTGATCGGCGCGTCGACCGGTGGCCCCCGCGTGATCGAGCGACTCCTCTCGGAGCTCCCCGTCGCGTTGAACGCACGCGTGCTGATCGTCCAGCACATGCCGGCGAGCTTCACCGATCGACTGTCGCGTCGTCTCGACGGCTTCAGCGAGTACGACGTCAGGGAAGCCGCCGATGGGGCGCGGGTTGCAGCGGGTGAGGCCCTGATCGCACGCGGCGATTACCACATGGAGGTCGCCTATTCCGGACCGGAGCACTGCAAGGTGCGACTGACCGAGTCCGAGCGCCTCCACGGCGTCCGCCCGGCGATCGACGTCACGATGCTCTCGGCGGCCCGCGAGGTCGACGAGCAACTCGTCGGCGTCGCACTCTCGGGCATGGGACGGGACGGCGCCCAGGGCATCAGCACGATCAAGGGCGTCGGCGGCGCGACGATCGCACAGGACGAGGAGACGTCGCCTGTCTACGGCATCCCCAAGCAGGCGATCTCGACGGGAGACGTCGATCGCGTCCTGCCCGACGACGAGATCGTCGAGGGGATCGTCGAGCTGGCGATCGAACGGGACGACAGCGACCCACCGGAGGTGGATCTGCATGGCTGA